A genomic segment from Conger conger chromosome 2, fConCon1.1, whole genome shotgun sequence encodes:
- the atl2 gene encoding atlastin-2 isoform X2: MEEIYQKPFQTLMFLIRDWSYPYEHNYGLDGGRRFLEKRLQVKQNQHEELQNVRKHIHSCFSNIGCFLLPHPGLRVATNPNFDGRLIDIDDEFKRELKHLVPLLLSPENLVEKEIGGTKVTCRDLVEYFKAYIKIYQGEELPHPKSMLQATAEANNLAAVAGAKDSYNKSMEQVCGGDKPYIAPSDLERSHEELKQCSVRQFRAVKKMGGEEFCRRYQEQLEAELDEAYANFIKHNDSKNIFYAARTPATLFAVMFAMYIVSGVTGFVGLNTVAALCNMVMGVALLSLCVWAYVKYSGEFRDLGTVIDHVAETLWEQVLKPLSDHYMEDNIRQTVANSIKASLTEQVTQHAKLKPN; this comes from the exons ACCCTGATGTTTTTAATCCGAGACTGGAGCTACCCTTACGAGCATAACTACGGCCTGGACGGCGGGCGGCGGTTCCTGGAAAAGAGGTTGCAG GTGAAGCAGAACCAGCACGAGGAGCTCCAGAACGTGCGGAAGCACATCCACTCCTGCTTCTCCAACATCGGCTGCTTCCTGCTGCCCCACCCCGGCCTCCGCGTCGCCACCAACCCCAACTTCGACGGCAGGCTAATAG ATATCGACGACGAGTTTAAGCGGGAGCTGAAACATCTGGTGCCGTTGCTGCTCTCCCCGGAGAATCTGGTGGAGAAGGAAATCGGAGGAACCAAAGTCACCTGCAGAGACCTTGTGGAGTATTTTAAA GCCTACATCAAGATCTATCAGGGCGAAGAACTGCCTCACCCAAAGTCCATGTTACAG GCAACCGCAGAAGCGAACAACTTGGCGGCCGTCGCAGGAGCTAAGGACTCGTACAATAAGAGCATGGAGCAG GTGTGCGGCGGGGACAAGCCGTACATCGCACCGTCGGACCTGGAGCGCAGCCACGAGGAGCTGAAGCAGTGCTCGGTGCGCCAGTTCCGCGCCGTGAAGAAGATGGGCGGCGAGGAGTTCTGCCGCCGCTACCAGGAGCAGCTGGAGGCGGAGCTGGACGAGGCCTACGCCAACTTCATCAAGCACAACGACAGCAAGAACATCTTCTACGCCGCGCGGACGCCCGCCACGCTGTTCGCCGTCATGTTCGCCATGTACATCGTCTCCGGGGTGACGGGCTTCGTGGGCCTGAACACTGTAGCGGCGCTGTGTAACATGGTGATGGGCGTGGCCCTGCTCTCGCTCTGCGTCTGGGCCTACGTGAAGTACTCGGGCGAGTTCCGCGACCTGGGCACCGTCATCGACCACGTGGCGGAGACCCTCTGGGAGCAG GTTTTGAAGCCACTGAGCGATCATTATATGGAGGACAACATTAGGCAGACTGTGGCTAACTCCATCAAGGCGAGTCTGACCGAGCAGGTGACGCAACACGCCAAGTTAAAGCCAAACTGA